A stretch of the Capsicum annuum cultivar UCD-10X-F1 chromosome 8, UCD10Xv1.1, whole genome shotgun sequence genome encodes the following:
- the LOC107839359 gene encoding 40S ribosomal protein S20-2: MATYAAMKPTKPGLEDPQEKIHKIRITLSSKNVKNLEKVCADLVRGAKDKRLRVKGPVRMPTKVLNITTRKSPCGEGTNTWDRFELRVHKRVIDLFSSPEVVKQITSITIEPGVEVEVTIADS, encoded by the exons ATGGCAACATATGCAGCAATGAAGCCAACAAAGCCAGGGCTAGAGGACCCACAAGAGAAGATTCACAAGATTAGGATTACTCTCTCCTCCAAGAATGTTAAGAATCTCGAGAAAG TGTGCGCTGATTTGGTTCGTGGTGCCAAGGATAAGAGGCTCAGGGTGAAGGGACCAGTGAGAATGCCCACCAAGGTCTTGAACATCACCACCAGAAAGTCTCCTTGTGGAGAAG GTACAAATACATGGGACAGATTTGAGCTGCGAGTCCACAAGAGAGTGATTGACCTTTTCAGCTCACCAGAAGTTGTCAAACAAATCACCTCCATCACCATTGAACCCGGTGTTGAGGTTGAGGTCACTATTGCTGATTCTTAG
- the LOC107839361 gene encoding THO complex subunit 1 isoform X1 has protein sequence MDLFRQAILRPEPPEEFALLTVQQAINPQKQTKLVQDENQLLENILRSLLQELVAAAVQSGQKVMQYGVSIADGESSQGQIPRLLDIVLYLCEKEHVEGGMIFQLLEDLTEMSTMRNCEDVFGYIESKQDILGKPELFARGKLVMLRTCNQLLRRLSKANDVVFCGRIIMFLAHFFPLSERSAVNIKGVFNTSNETKYETEAPEGISIDFNFYKTLWSLQEYFCNPPSLVNAPGKWHKFTSSLMVVLNTFEAQPLSDEEGNAHNLEDDAATFNIKYLTSSKLMGLELKDPSFRRHVLVQCLILFDYLKAPGKSEKELPSEAMEEEIKTSEERVKKLLEMTPPKGIDFLRSIEHILERERNWVWWKRDGCPPFEKQPEEKKLVQDGTKKRRPRWRLGNKELSQLWRWADQYPDALTDTKRVCTPSITDYWKPLAEDMDESAGIEAEYHHKNNRVYCWKGLRFSARQDLEGFSRFTEHGIEGVVPLELLPTEVRAKYQAKPSERTKRIKKEETKNSAQQAEENQIATPPSEIDNEVSRADLEASAAPMETDAGIATVNISQDETPTPEDNPKQSSDTDVAQEAGQTEADTEAETGLIDGETDAEVDLDAVG, from the exons AAGCAAACAAAGCTAGTCCAAGATGAGAATCAGCTATTGGAAAATATTCTCAGGTCGCTACTTCAAGAACTGGTG GCTGCTGCGGTTCAGTCAGGGCAGAAAGTCATGCAGTATGGAGTGTCAATTGCTGATGGTGAATCAAGTCAGGGTCAGATTCCCCGCCTTCTTG atattgtTCTATATCTTTGTGAGAAAGAACATGTGGAAGGTGGCATGATATTTCAACTTCTGGAGGATTTGACAGAAATGTCAACAATGAGAAATTGTGAGGATGTTTTTGGGTACATAGAGAGCAAACAAGACATATTGGGGAAG CCAGAACTCTTTGCACGAGGAAAGCTTGTTATGTTAAGGACGTGTAATCAGTTGCTTCGTCGTCTATCAAAG GCAAATGATGTTGTCTTCTGTGGTCGCATTATCATGTTTCTTGCTCACTTCTTCCCCTTATCTGAGCGTTCTG CTGTAAATATAAAGGGAGTTTTCAATACATCGAATGAGACAAAATATGAGACAGAAGCGCCTGAGG GTATTTCTATTGATTTCAACTTCTATAAAACACTTTGGAGTCTACAG GAATACTTCTGCAATCCGCCATCCCTGGTTAATGCTCCCGGCAAGTGGCACAAATTTACATCCAGTTTGATG GTCGTTCTAAATACTTTTGAGGCTCAGCCTTTAAGTGATGAAGAGGGAAATGCTCATAACCTTGAGGATGACGCTGCAACCTTTAACATAAAGTATCTTACAAGCAGTAAACTTATGGGTCTCGAG CTAAAAGATCCTAGTTTCAGGCGCCACGTTCTGGTTCAGTGCCTCATTCTGTTCGACTATTTGAAG GCGCCAGGGAAAAGTGAGAAGGAATTGCCCTCTGAAGCAATG GAGGAGGAAATAAAGACTAGTGAAGAGCGGGTAAAGAAGCTTCTTGAAATGACTCCACCTAAAGGCATAGATTTCCTCCGCAGTATTGAGCACATTTTGGAGCGTGAAAGGAATTGG GTTTGGTGGAAACGTGATGGCTGCCCCCCATTTGAGAAGCAACCAGAAGAGAAAAAGCTGGTTCAAGATGGAACCAAAAAACG TCGGCCACGATGGAGGCTTGGAAACAAAGAACTCTCCCAATTGTGGAGATGGGCTGATCAGTATCCG GATGCTTTAACTGATACTAAACGTGTGTGCACTCCCTCTATCACAGATTACTGGAAACCTCTGGCCGAAGAT ATGGATGAATCTGCTGGAATAGAAGCAGAATACCATCACAAAAACAATCGG GTCTATTGTTGGAAAGGTTTGCGGTTTTCAGCCCGACAAGACTTGGAGGGATTTTCCAGA TTTACAGAACATGGTATTGAGGGGGTAGTGCCTCTGGAGCTTTTGCCTACTGAAGTACGGGCCAAATATCAAGCTAAACCAAGTGAAAGGACCAAGCGGATTAAGAAGGAGGAAACAAAAAATTCAGCGCAACAAGCAGAAGAAAATCAG ATTGCAACACCACCAAGTGAGATAGACAATGAAGTGAGCCGAGCAGATCTTGAAGCATCAGCTGCCCCCATGGAAACggatgcagggattgctactgtTAATATATCTCAGGACGAAACTCCAACTCCAGAGGATAACCCGAAGCAAAGCTCTGATACAGATGTTGCTCAAGAAGCAGGGCAGACTGAAGCAGACACAGAAGCAGAGACGGGGTTGATTGATGGAGAAACAGATGCAGAAGTTGATCTAGATGCAGTAGGTTAA
- the LOC107839361 gene encoding THO complex subunit 1 isoform X2: protein MQYGVSIADGESSQGQIPRLLDIVLYLCEKEHVEGGMIFQLLEDLTEMSTMRNCEDVFGYIESKQDILGKPELFARGKLVMLRTCNQLLRRLSKANDVVFCGRIIMFLAHFFPLSERSAVNIKGVFNTSNETKYETEAPEGISIDFNFYKTLWSLQEYFCNPPSLVNAPGKWHKFTSSLMVVLNTFEAQPLSDEEGNAHNLEDDAATFNIKYLTSSKLMGLELKDPSFRRHVLVQCLILFDYLKAPGKSEKELPSEAMEEEIKTSEERVKKLLEMTPPKGIDFLRSIEHILERERNWVWWKRDGCPPFEKQPEEKKLVQDGTKKRRPRWRLGNKELSQLWRWADQYPDALTDTKRVCTPSITDYWKPLAEDMDESAGIEAEYHHKNNRVYCWKGLRFSARQDLEGFSRFTEHGIEGVVPLELLPTEVRAKYQAKPSERTKRIKKEETKNSAQQAEENQIATPPSEIDNEVSRADLEASAAPMETDAGIATVNISQDETPTPEDNPKQSSDTDVAQEAGQTEADTEAETGLIDGETDAEVDLDAVG, encoded by the exons ATGCAGTATGGAGTGTCAATTGCTGATGGTGAATCAAGTCAGGGTCAGATTCCCCGCCTTCTTG atattgtTCTATATCTTTGTGAGAAAGAACATGTGGAAGGTGGCATGATATTTCAACTTCTGGAGGATTTGACAGAAATGTCAACAATGAGAAATTGTGAGGATGTTTTTGGGTACATAGAGAGCAAACAAGACATATTGGGGAAG CCAGAACTCTTTGCACGAGGAAAGCTTGTTATGTTAAGGACGTGTAATCAGTTGCTTCGTCGTCTATCAAAG GCAAATGATGTTGTCTTCTGTGGTCGCATTATCATGTTTCTTGCTCACTTCTTCCCCTTATCTGAGCGTTCTG CTGTAAATATAAAGGGAGTTTTCAATACATCGAATGAGACAAAATATGAGACAGAAGCGCCTGAGG GTATTTCTATTGATTTCAACTTCTATAAAACACTTTGGAGTCTACAG GAATACTTCTGCAATCCGCCATCCCTGGTTAATGCTCCCGGCAAGTGGCACAAATTTACATCCAGTTTGATG GTCGTTCTAAATACTTTTGAGGCTCAGCCTTTAAGTGATGAAGAGGGAAATGCTCATAACCTTGAGGATGACGCTGCAACCTTTAACATAAAGTATCTTACAAGCAGTAAACTTATGGGTCTCGAG CTAAAAGATCCTAGTTTCAGGCGCCACGTTCTGGTTCAGTGCCTCATTCTGTTCGACTATTTGAAG GCGCCAGGGAAAAGTGAGAAGGAATTGCCCTCTGAAGCAATG GAGGAGGAAATAAAGACTAGTGAAGAGCGGGTAAAGAAGCTTCTTGAAATGACTCCACCTAAAGGCATAGATTTCCTCCGCAGTATTGAGCACATTTTGGAGCGTGAAAGGAATTGG GTTTGGTGGAAACGTGATGGCTGCCCCCCATTTGAGAAGCAACCAGAAGAGAAAAAGCTGGTTCAAGATGGAACCAAAAAACG TCGGCCACGATGGAGGCTTGGAAACAAAGAACTCTCCCAATTGTGGAGATGGGCTGATCAGTATCCG GATGCTTTAACTGATACTAAACGTGTGTGCACTCCCTCTATCACAGATTACTGGAAACCTCTGGCCGAAGAT ATGGATGAATCTGCTGGAATAGAAGCAGAATACCATCACAAAAACAATCGG GTCTATTGTTGGAAAGGTTTGCGGTTTTCAGCCCGACAAGACTTGGAGGGATTTTCCAGA TTTACAGAACATGGTATTGAGGGGGTAGTGCCTCTGGAGCTTTTGCCTACTGAAGTACGGGCCAAATATCAAGCTAAACCAAGTGAAAGGACCAAGCGGATTAAGAAGGAGGAAACAAAAAATTCAGCGCAACAAGCAGAAGAAAATCAG ATTGCAACACCACCAAGTGAGATAGACAATGAAGTGAGCCGAGCAGATCTTGAAGCATCAGCTGCCCCCATGGAAACggatgcagggattgctactgtTAATATATCTCAGGACGAAACTCCAACTCCAGAGGATAACCCGAAGCAAAGCTCTGATACAGATGTTGCTCAAGAAGCAGGGCAGACTGAAGCAGACACAGAAGCAGAGACGGGGTTGATTGATGGAGAAACAGATGCAGAAGTTGATCTAGATGCAGTAGGTTAA
- the LOC107839361 gene encoding THO complex subunit 1 isoform X3 — protein MLWLIHIGDDIVLYLCEKEHVEGGMIFQLLEDLTEMSTMRNCEDVFGYIESKQDILGKPELFARGKLVMLRTCNQLLRRLSKANDVVFCGRIIMFLAHFFPLSERSAVNIKGVFNTSNETKYETEAPEGISIDFNFYKTLWSLQEYFCNPPSLVNAPGKWHKFTSSLMVVLNTFEAQPLSDEEGNAHNLEDDAATFNIKYLTSSKLMGLELKDPSFRRHVLVQCLILFDYLKAPGKSEKELPSEAMEEEIKTSEERVKKLLEMTPPKGIDFLRSIEHILERERNWVWWKRDGCPPFEKQPEEKKLVQDGTKKRRPRWRLGNKELSQLWRWADQYPDALTDTKRVCTPSITDYWKPLAEDMDESAGIEAEYHHKNNRVYCWKGLRFSARQDLEGFSRFTEHGIEGVVPLELLPTEVRAKYQAKPSERTKRIKKEETKNSAQQAEENQIATPPSEIDNEVSRADLEASAAPMETDAGIATVNISQDETPTPEDNPKQSSDTDVAQEAGQTEADTEAETGLIDGETDAEVDLDAVG, from the exons ATGCTCTGGCTGATTCACATAGGAGATG atattgtTCTATATCTTTGTGAGAAAGAACATGTGGAAGGTGGCATGATATTTCAACTTCTGGAGGATTTGACAGAAATGTCAACAATGAGAAATTGTGAGGATGTTTTTGGGTACATAGAGAGCAAACAAGACATATTGGGGAAG CCAGAACTCTTTGCACGAGGAAAGCTTGTTATGTTAAGGACGTGTAATCAGTTGCTTCGTCGTCTATCAAAG GCAAATGATGTTGTCTTCTGTGGTCGCATTATCATGTTTCTTGCTCACTTCTTCCCCTTATCTGAGCGTTCTG CTGTAAATATAAAGGGAGTTTTCAATACATCGAATGAGACAAAATATGAGACAGAAGCGCCTGAGG GTATTTCTATTGATTTCAACTTCTATAAAACACTTTGGAGTCTACAG GAATACTTCTGCAATCCGCCATCCCTGGTTAATGCTCCCGGCAAGTGGCACAAATTTACATCCAGTTTGATG GTCGTTCTAAATACTTTTGAGGCTCAGCCTTTAAGTGATGAAGAGGGAAATGCTCATAACCTTGAGGATGACGCTGCAACCTTTAACATAAAGTATCTTACAAGCAGTAAACTTATGGGTCTCGAG CTAAAAGATCCTAGTTTCAGGCGCCACGTTCTGGTTCAGTGCCTCATTCTGTTCGACTATTTGAAG GCGCCAGGGAAAAGTGAGAAGGAATTGCCCTCTGAAGCAATG GAGGAGGAAATAAAGACTAGTGAAGAGCGGGTAAAGAAGCTTCTTGAAATGACTCCACCTAAAGGCATAGATTTCCTCCGCAGTATTGAGCACATTTTGGAGCGTGAAAGGAATTGG GTTTGGTGGAAACGTGATGGCTGCCCCCCATTTGAGAAGCAACCAGAAGAGAAAAAGCTGGTTCAAGATGGAACCAAAAAACG TCGGCCACGATGGAGGCTTGGAAACAAAGAACTCTCCCAATTGTGGAGATGGGCTGATCAGTATCCG GATGCTTTAACTGATACTAAACGTGTGTGCACTCCCTCTATCACAGATTACTGGAAACCTCTGGCCGAAGAT ATGGATGAATCTGCTGGAATAGAAGCAGAATACCATCACAAAAACAATCGG GTCTATTGTTGGAAAGGTTTGCGGTTTTCAGCCCGACAAGACTTGGAGGGATTTTCCAGA TTTACAGAACATGGTATTGAGGGGGTAGTGCCTCTGGAGCTTTTGCCTACTGAAGTACGGGCCAAATATCAAGCTAAACCAAGTGAAAGGACCAAGCGGATTAAGAAGGAGGAAACAAAAAATTCAGCGCAACAAGCAGAAGAAAATCAG ATTGCAACACCACCAAGTGAGATAGACAATGAAGTGAGCCGAGCAGATCTTGAAGCATCAGCTGCCCCCATGGAAACggatgcagggattgctactgtTAATATATCTCAGGACGAAACTCCAACTCCAGAGGATAACCCGAAGCAAAGCTCTGATACAGATGTTGCTCAAGAAGCAGGGCAGACTGAAGCAGACACAGAAGCAGAGACGGGGTTGATTGATGGAGAAACAGATGCAGAAGTTGATCTAGATGCAGTAGGTTAA